The following coding sequences lie in one Arthrobacter sp. SLBN-122 genomic window:
- a CDS encoding choice-of-anchor L domain-containing protein, with product MKKATPTSGPLTRRASIFGVVLSLMSAACVSLATPVAASTDTGASPLQLANALASDASVITGASYVTVPPQGTPNAVMTTPLAGFPKSGNSYTLLTTGNAALADQPNTSGGSGQNIAGGNVRGNTDLDVTILKIDLNVPSNANCLVGIDFRFLSDEYPEYVGTSYNDAFIAELDKSTWTTLGTLINAPDNFAFDPQGNPITINAAGVTSMSATEAAGTTYDGATPALSAATPISPGAHSLYLSIFDQGDHNLDSAVMLDNLRVGTVANVATDCKPGAKPVDPSRYVALGDSYSAGEGNPPFASGTDQPTDTKTGQEENRCHRSAAAYPVLMSGKLGVPVGKHWACAGAEIPNFYHGQWNEVAQLDRIALEGKTDPSVKLVTLTIGGNDAGFADVLGACIKAVDARIDPFHPACQKYDHDVTNAIIALGSGKQNVCNLPPLKGCGVPSLHEVYAQIMARAPQARIVVAGYPHLFPKVPPATCYVGSTAFLSQGIPLSFTKADMTWMNKMSDLLNQQIRDEVAVADPTQQRISFAPVVDAFGGHEVCSAGSKSSDADWIIGAKVDYYQSSSLVSILLANGAKPSPFSFHPKAPGQKAYCRAVRKAIGGDTTSCG from the coding sequence ATGAAAAAGGCAACGCCCACCTCCGGTCCGCTGACCCGTCGGGCCTCCATTTTTGGAGTAGTCCTCTCTTTAATGTCAGCGGCGTGCGTCAGTCTGGCAACACCAGTTGCAGCCAGCACTGACACCGGAGCGTCGCCCTTGCAGCTCGCCAACGCCCTAGCGTCCGACGCGAGCGTGATTACCGGCGCCAGCTATGTCACTGTCCCGCCCCAAGGGACACCCAATGCCGTCATGACCACGCCGCTGGCCGGGTTCCCGAAGTCGGGCAACAGCTACACACTGTTGACGACAGGCAATGCAGCCCTGGCCGATCAACCAAACACCTCAGGAGGTTCGGGGCAAAACATCGCCGGTGGAAACGTACGTGGCAACACCGACCTCGATGTAACCATCCTCAAAATCGACTTAAACGTCCCCAGCAACGCCAATTGCCTCGTCGGCATCGACTTTCGGTTCCTTTCAGACGAGTACCCGGAGTACGTTGGCACCTCCTATAACGACGCATTCATCGCTGAGCTGGACAAGTCGACGTGGACCACCTTGGGTACTTTGATCAACGCTCCGGACAATTTCGCGTTTGACCCGCAAGGAAACCCGATCACCATTAATGCCGCGGGGGTAACGTCCATGTCGGCTACGGAAGCCGCAGGCACCACCTACGACGGCGCGACGCCTGCCCTCAGTGCAGCAACGCCCATCAGTCCCGGAGCCCATTCGTTGTACCTTTCTATTTTCGACCAGGGCGACCACAACCTAGATTCGGCCGTCATGCTGGACAACCTTAGAGTCGGGACAGTGGCCAACGTGGCAACCGACTGCAAGCCGGGAGCGAAGCCTGTGGATCCGTCCCGCTATGTCGCCCTTGGCGATTCGTACTCGGCCGGTGAGGGCAACCCGCCCTTTGCCTCCGGGACGGATCAGCCTACCGACACGAAAACCGGTCAAGAGGAGAACCGATGCCACCGATCTGCGGCAGCGTATCCGGTGCTGATGAGTGGCAAATTAGGTGTTCCGGTCGGGAAACACTGGGCCTGTGCCGGCGCAGAGATCCCAAATTTTTACCACGGACAGTGGAACGAAGTCGCCCAACTCGACAGAATCGCCCTTGAGGGAAAAACAGACCCGAGCGTGAAGCTTGTCACGCTGACCATCGGGGGAAATGATGCAGGTTTTGCAGACGTGCTCGGCGCATGCATTAAAGCTGTTGATGCTCGAATTGATCCCTTTCATCCCGCATGCCAAAAGTACGACCATGATGTAACGAATGCCATCATTGCGCTCGGTTCCGGAAAGCAGAACGTTTGCAATCTTCCCCCTTTGAAGGGATGCGGGGTGCCCTCTCTGCATGAAGTCTATGCACAGATCATGGCGAGGGCCCCACAAGCTCGTATCGTGGTCGCTGGGTACCCTCATCTATTCCCGAAAGTACCTCCCGCGACATGCTACGTTGGCTCGACGGCCTTTCTTAGCCAAGGCATACCACTCTCGTTCACCAAGGCTGACATGACTTGGATGAATAAAATGAGCGATTTACTGAACCAACAGATCAGGGATGAAGTAGCCGTAGCCGACCCAACACAGCAACGAATTTCATTCGCACCGGTTGTAGATGCCTTCGGCGGTCACGAAGTATGCTCAGCAGGCTCTAAATCCAGCGATGCTGATTGGATCATCGGCGCCAAGGTTGACTACTACCAATCTTCAAGCTTGGTAAGCATCCTCCTCGCAAACGGCGCAAAGCCCAGTCCATTCAGCTTCCACCCCAAAGCTCCAGGCCAAAAGGCGTATTGCCGGGCTGTGCGTAAGGCGATAGGAGGGGACACCACGTCATGCGGTTAG